The Sardina pilchardus chromosome 24, fSarPil1.1, whole genome shotgun sequence nucleotide sequence taaaagttccctattgtttttgaggtttaCTGTCGTagagtttacagtatgtgcaggtcaTGCATTTCCTGATTCATCATGGTCTTGGGAGGTACTGCACAACGTTTGGAGCAGACAtagatgtatgtactgtaggtgctacACAGCAATTCCTAATAGGTGCATTTAGGCATTCTCAAGTGTCCAAAACCTCTCAAAACTccgaaaaacaaaaatgtgtctgtcactatttatctgtgtgtgttgctttgataTTGTGTCACAGTACAGACACCCAGATAGCAATAGGTCAGTGGCCCACTGGCGGCccaccagcggcagagttggcggtccaacggcggtacccaccagtggcccgctggagttttgctcatcggttctctagcggtccaccggcggctcagaagcggctccagataaagggccacccttttgccgcttactacccaccagcttctaattggccttatttatggccttaATAATTAAAATTATGTACTAAaatatagcaataatacattataacactttccatttgccctcaatcagaacaatttacaattatttacagggcttaccaaagttaccaaatttactaaggtgaagacagtgcctgctgatgagaaacctataaatgtattctgtaatttaataatccaatataaaaacatttatcctcagcaactatcacacagactcaccacacatagtattaggttcaatacattttgtttatttatttcttttacatgctcatttacatgctttatttcttctacatgcttaaacaatttattaaaattatttttaataatgatattaatatgcaacacactcttcaggtgtaaggacttaaaagccacctttcctgctgcaccagtctaattaatttggagcgccagggacctcctcaaagcccggcCCAGCATCCTCTTAACAGCATCTCGGTGGTTTTCCCTCCCAAGTATGTTCACCTGAAATACAAAGACCAAAATTACAATGGCATAACTTCCAGTCAAACATCTTAGCTGTTTTCAGCTTAAGCTGTTTTGCTATTTCATGCACAACCATCAAATACAGAGGGtatatatgatgacaaaaagtGACAACATGTCATGTATCAAGCACACAACGCTCCACTTGGGAATGAGATTCAAGTTTAACAACACTCAAGGAGTTGAATAACGTGGCTCTCAATATATGATGTCTGTTCCCCAAAAATGTAGtggggaagggaaaagagatgTGAAATGCGACAGTTGTTTCAGATAACAATGGCTACTCACATGGTCTCACTTCTCGACACCCATTCCGTGATTTGAATAGTATTTTTGAATCAGTGAGTAAGTCCACATTAAAGCAAGGCAGAGCCACATTCATTACGAGAGCCAGGCTAGGACTTTTTGCCTACAATAATCACATGGCAAAACACTTAAAAAACAGACATACCAGTTGATTTTTCAGGTCCGCATCGGATGCAAGCCGCCTCTCCAACTCGTCCAGGTCCTCAACATTACTCAATGGCCTGTTGTTGTCCTCCACGAGGCCAAGAtccgccacaccaccaccacctagctTCTGCAGCATAGATGTGTTCACAGCCACCTGCTGCTTTaccccagctcctcctcaatTGTTCGGAAGTGCTGCAGAACAAGTCTGTAAAAATCTATGAATCAAAAGAAATAGATTGGAATTGGCATGACACaaaaagtaaagatgcaaagaagttgtgacagacattcatggcttgtttctcccttgatattggtgccagattaatgaaaatgcagttctaccttgctggggtgttatTGGCAGCGCTGTGAGCGAATTTGACGGAGGTGTAGGTCtgactggtaaactctgttgaacagattagaaatgaaaaggcgtatttagtgagatgattactgcaatggcagggttcatacaaaaaaattgagctgaatttactaccttttcactaccatcaacatgttttctactacaaaagcaaaaggtgaagagtaatgtaatgcaatacctttccaaaacacaataacacatttaagaacaggatttaacaatgaaccaagctactggcatttgaacaggggtgtgtaggctgtgaataggcactgtattatgtatttaccggcatggctggagttgatgaagcttgctgggtggtggtgctggcaaaggtgtagtggtctgactggtaaactctgttgaacagattggatatgaaaagacttgtttagtgagatgattactgcagtggtatgacacctggcacatgttaactagcgcctaaagtacaaacacttctaaaggatatttccacttaattttcagacaaaccaagcaagggaccacatttacagactctacaaatactaaccatgatatccatgttttatttaaatgacttgaaagagatcgtcaggtataaatgcaccatacagtagtggtcagttcattcattcagatgctgttacatgctaactagcgcctaaagtacaaacacttctaaaggatatttctacttaattctcagacaaaccaggctagggaccacatgtacagaccctataaatactaaccatgatgtccgttttttattcaaatgtcttgaaagagatcgtcaggtaatgcaccatgctagtgtggccagttcattcattcacatgctgttacatgctaactggcgcctagagtacaaacactactaaaggatataaCACTTCTAATAATTTACAATCTACTGATAAATACTGATAAATACTGACGGTCGACATTACGATTGACGTTAGTGAAACTATAATGAACAGTAAAAAGTTAGCCTGTCTGCCTCTAACGGTTTTCTTTTGCTATCCACTTCAGACTTTAGCCATAGCTAGACTTTAGCGAGTCTAACGCTTTATTAATCTATTCGATGTAGGTTTTTAAAAACGTGATCATCGACTTAACAGTACAGAAATACCATTTTGCAAGAAATGAGTGATTCAGACAAAGactaaaaatatgtttaaaaaagaaTCAGATTGTACTTACAAGATCCAAGAAATCGCAGTCAGTCGAGGTCGAATGGCAAAATATCTGTATGaacatctatcagacgagttacagcgcggccaacgtcacaaaatgagtttgagtctgcgcagtacgatgaacaggaaacgattttttgtttcagccccctctcattgagaacgacggagtctgtttgtccatttcttttaggtctatgcaaACAAAGCATGAACTCATGAACGTCTGTCCCATTAACTGTTAGCCGTTTAGAGACATAGCGAACATAGCTAAAAGgacaatgaactcttaccttGGTCTACAAGCTATCAGTTAGTCCACAGTCATTTCCGTCATGCAttcttctcgatatgagctTGTTGAGAGCATAGGTTGAGAGTCGTTCTTCACACGGACTAAATTCACAGTTCCACTCCAGAAACATTAGGCCTGTTGTAGCGAATGACCACTATTCTGACTCTTCTTCAGGTAATAGCAATGTTAGCCTACTCTCCTTCAATAACAACTTTTTATACGTTAATTTGATGAACAGGCGAGGCTAGCATAATATCAGTGGCGCTATTAACGTCCATTGTCATTGTTTCTTGATTTAATCTACTGGATTCAGCAGGCTAAAAAAGTCCTATCAATTTAAAAATGTTTGCAGGTTTTTAAGCTTTTCTTTAGCTCTAGCCTTCGTTTTCGAGCCCCGCTCTCATtctgtcttccttttttttattattgcaaAAATGGTGCAAATACAAGTGtagggtagactgagtacagttgggacagtttttgctttccccattaccacttgaaagtttgactgtaaaaagccattgaaaataactgtgttcttacatggtatatctttgatctgtgcgctaaaataaaacccaaagtatatatccgtaagttgtttagatttttcacaattaactcataaacacaaggtggcattttgtctcaaccgtaccctaatataattatattgagtacagttgagacagtagcctagcatggtacagttgagacgccCATTCATGATGTTGGAAGGCTGACTAGCCATTCACTGCAAATGTagcaaactttttaaaatgtgtaatctgagtgtttctttttattttaatctattttttttaatctaaattggcatcagatagacataaagcagggacaaatgtttaaagatgaaaatatctttttttttcttggttttatcatggctaattttcaaattatgatgtaatccttaaaatcttcatgttataagatatattcattaataatatatagtttaaatatcaaaaacattcattttattgacatttgtgttctacagtatattgcctaaatgccatcataatatgcacaaataaacaccatgcaatccaatgggattttatccgggtacagttgagacaaagtgtctcatctgtacccttctgaccatcttgcacatttttctaaataatgcaacaaccttgcatgaaaggatgtcatgaaatatgtcagtttgtagagcacagaatgacctttgcaatgatgtaagaaaagtataacagtcacattggagtaacaagatattcactgtggaaggaacatggttaagtgaaattctcactatggtaaaaatacttttgccaatatctttggacaggagatatgcacagtgtccaaatttcccatgattaaagagaacactaacacacatatgtgtagcaaaaatcatagatcaggcttggtttgcaggcaagatatttaaggtgtctcaactgtacacatgacccaactgtactcagtctacccATATATGATAGCCTACAATCAAAACCAAATCAATTAAAAATACATtcactctcattctttctttccagTAATGTGAATGACGTCTATTTTTTGAAAACAAATGTAACCTCATGAACTACGCCATATTTACCCAGTGTCTTCTTGCTACTGCTTAATATTTATCTTGGACCAATTAAATTTAATGTTCATTCTCTTAAGTAAATTTTactgattttgtttgtttgttttgatggcCAAAGGGGGCCCCTATATGACACGTGGGGCCCCTAGCCGTTGATCCGCGCCTATCCATGAGGAAGACACAACGGCATCTTTTTAATTAGACACCTCGAGAACTTTACAGATCCATTAGGCTATTGAAAGCATTCTCGCAGGCATAGCAGTAGGCCTAACACGAAAGAAGAAAAATATGCAGTCCTGAGGGTGGTGAGGTCAGCAAAACAGGATTACACTACCAGGAACTGTCCGCCTAAATCAGATGTCAGTCCAGAGCTAAGAAAAACCCATCCCAAATAATCCCAAACTGCTGCAAAACCACTTACCTGAGAGACTGAGAAAAAACACTGTTAATGTTCTGGAGGATTCAGTCAGAGTCCagatctcaatccaattgagaatAATGGCTATTATGATCACCATGCAAACAATTGAGAGCAGTTTCTCAAGAGAAATGCGTGAAAATGGCATTATCCAGATATAAAAACCTAGGCtaataataacacaataacacggTATTCACACATGCTAAAAACGGACAATGATAAATTATTTGAATGGGATGAACACATGCAATCAATGttatttaaagaggaactatgcaggattggcgatttcatctctggtttcgtttttcgttttcgctcgttttatgcttgcatatttctctgcagagcttccccgacagcttcaGCGTGTATagttatacatatataggctatatataaattgcaagtgtggttcttcttgttccttacgcgtctcagacttccagatgtaaacaaggagcgatcgtgtcctgcagaaactgcaaggttgcaatagcggatagggacactggggacgggaggaaatattactgttttcgatgaaactggtcagtcaaacaaaacaacgatttctgagcgattttatgactatgaaaaagttgcatagggtctctttaatcaACTTTGTGGAGATGGACAGAAGCAAGGATGGTAGGCTAAAGTTGAAGCAAGCGAGGTAGGCTACATCATCTCTCCTACACCCATCTGATGTTTGGAATGCAGATGTTGTAGTGCATACTTGTTTCTACATTTCTAACtcatttacctgtgtgtgtgtgtgtgtgtgtgtagttctcaGACTACATTATTAGATAAATTAGATACATTTCCTCAGATAACATTCATTTTACAGCTCAAAGTTACTTGTAAGGATCACTTGAGGTAAAACAAATGTTCACAAAAATGTCTCTGCAGGGAGCACATATTTGTTGTCCATCTACTTTGATGATCAGTTCATTCAAgaaggaggagggtgtgtgggtgtcatGGGGgtctttaatcagataggatagtagagtgagacaggaagtgagtgggagagagagctggggccTGTGTCGCGGTATATCTAACTGAATAGAGTAGGGCTAGCTCGGCAGTGGAAAAGAGGCAATAGATACTGTTAACATAGACTGGCCTTGCACATTGAATACCTCAATAAATATACATGTTCTATAATGTATACTTGCATAATAATGTATACAAAGTCAAATAATACAtcatttgtataatcacttaaACATAAAAAGAACAGTCAACTGGTGCAAATATTTATTTCAGGTGAAAAAGTATGAGCCACATGTGGATTATCAAACCAGATGTTCATGTTGATGTcttctttttcattattttcatttaattgatCTGGAGGAATAAAATTCTGAGTTTATATGGATTGTCTCTAACTTCATTAACCACTGAAATCAGTATTGTAGAACTGTGAAAAACGTACCAATATAAAGTTATAGACTTAGTAATTTCGTTTTCAATATGAAACTGTGTCTTTTCCATGTGTTTTGGAGTTGGCATTCCACACAGTCTGAAGACCTTTCTGGTTACGTAGTCCTATACGATGACAATGTGACAAACAGTGAGGTTAAAAAGAATAATACAAGCTTCGGTAACACAGAAGCTTTTACTGCACTCAACCCTTTTAAATTGTTCttaaattgttgttagaattgctcttaaaaagcttaaaatgttttaccatgttgtaagtcgctttggtttaaaagtgtcagccaaaagtaatgtaatgtaacattgTTCTTATTTTGATGGGATTGGTGTGAATTGCACCATGGCATAATCCATGTTAACATTTGCTATAACAGATCAGTGATTCTGTGCTTTGTGAAACTTACCTGAACATCACGCAAGGATTTTATCTTGCTCATATCAAACTTAGGTTTTGGCCTGCACCAAGCGGGTTTTGAATCGTCGGGAAAGATATCCAAGAGCATCTCCCAGCACAGTTCATAGATATGCTTCACAAAGAGACATCATGTTGAAATCCAGAAATCATAACAGGACTAGTGTAAAGGTGTTAATGAATTATAGTAATGCAACTGATGGATTTAACTGAATTCATTCGTATTGTTATAAGATCTAACCTTGCAGTAATTGCGCCTGGTGGTCATCGTGAGATGTTGAGCGCAGGTTAAACTTTGTATAAAAAGTTCAGATGGAACTGGCTTGTGCTTTCCAGATAGAACCCTTGGACCTTCTCCTCCAAGGTCGTGCATCACCCACAATTCCTTGACCACAGAGTGCACCAGGTTTTGCACCTCAACTTGCTGATGGTTAGGAGATGGCTGTGAGGTCTGACTGGAATCCACTTTCAGCTCATGAGCTTTTGTCTCCACACTCATTTTATTGCTCTGGTCAGCGGCCGAAtgaaaaaagtgagagagagagagagagagagagagagagagagaaacattgaTCTGAAATAACCAGTATTTCCTTTGGTGTGTATGCAATCAGTTTCTGCTATACAATACCTATAATGAGAGCAGTCTCTCGACATGACATATACAAACTACTGTAGCTGGATAAAGTCAGCATTAGGAATACTGTAGGTGAGCATCTTACAGTTCCAGTAGGCTGTTGTTGCTGTGGGGCTAATGATGCCTCTTCTCCCATGTTCTCATGAACTGCTGGAGACTTTAGCAGCTCAAGGACATCATCAGCACCATCCACCACATCAGCCTGGGTCCcaatcagatctgtgtgtggctgcaaaAACAATTCCTATCACTCATACATCTCACATTAAAGAGTTTTACAAAAAGGCTTTGTTTTCTAAACAATACCATTTCCAACATGCACaatcacctacagtatgcaacaACACAATCTACTACACTAATATTACTTCCACAAACAGACGCCTTTGTCAACACTTTCAAGtagaaattattttgaagtatcCCTGTGAAGTGCTCTCCATAAGAAATGTCCCTCCTACCTGTGTGGTTGGTGTTGACAGCAGAACATCTGATGACATCAGTGTGGCCTCTgctacctcctccacctcaggtGTGATGCTCTCAGCAACTGCAAGGTCTTTGCAAACATTGTTTTCCACAATGTCTCCACCAGCCTGCTGAGAACGTTCCTCGCTGTTCTCTTGGCCCTCTGTCTCTGAGATAATTTCAGTTCCAGTGGGCTGCAGCTGCTTTGGGGCCTTTGATGCCTCTTCTCCCATGTTCTCATGAACTGCTGGAGACTTTAGCAGCTCAAGGACATCAGCAGCACCATCCACCACATCAGCCTGGGTCCCAATCAGATCTGTGTTTGGCTGCAAAAACAatatcagacagagagagaaagaaacattgATCTGAAATAACCAGTATTTCCTTTGGTGTGTATACAGTTTCTGCTATACTATACTTAATATATGACAGCAGTCTCTCGGCATTGATAATACAGCAGGAAAAACAGTAATGTGCAAGTCGTCATGACAAGTGAAATACACAAACTAGCTGGATAAAGTTAACATAAGGAACATAATGTAGGTGAGCATCTTACAGTCCCAGtgggctgcagctgctgtgggGCTAATGATGCCTCTTCTCCCATGTTCTCATGAACTGCTGGAGACTTTAGCAGCTCAAGGACATCAGCAGCACCATCCACCACATCAGCCTGGGTCCcaatcagatctgtgtgtggctgcaaaAACATTTCCTATCACTCATACATCTCACATTAGAGGGGTTTACAAAAAAAGTGAAGCTGGCTGTCTTGTTTTAGGGAAATTGGTGGAGTAAGTCAATTTCACTCTTTATTGAGGACTTTCATTaagaaacagacacataaataaCAAAATACACCACTTCTTCTAACATTGAAACAAATTGGTGGTTCATGGCATTCTATAATTTGCATGGGAATGTAGATTCAACAGCTAATTTAAACTTTTCTAAAACCAAAACACATTCTTACTGGTACATCTGGAGGACCCAGTTCAGAATCAGGCAACACCAGAACCTCCATTAACTCAAAACTGCTGTCAGGTGTAGCAGTGGCCTGctgaaaagagaaataaaacaatcattggTGCATGAAATAACATTTCTTTTGGTGTGCACAGAAATCTGTATCAAGCCATCAGGTTCTGTCATTCTATTATGTAAATTATGTCATCAGTCTCTCTGCATAAATATCATAGTACACAAAGTAATGGGCAAGCAATCCTAATATACTGGATGATACAGACTAGCTGGATGCTAAGGTTAATAGAACAAAGGTCCTCAGGATCAGGCAAAAGCTGTAGAGCTTCTGAAGTGCCGTCTCCCATGTTCTCATCAACAGGCTGCAGTTGCTGTAGAGCTTCTGAAGTGCCGTCTCCCATGTTCTCATGAACTGCTGCAGACTTTAGCAGCTCAAGGACATCATCAGCACCATCCAGCACGTCAGCCTGGGTCCCAATCAGATCTGTGTGCTCCTGCAATAACAATTCTTATCACTCATACATCTCACATTAAAGAGGTTTACAAAAaggctttgtttttgttttctaaacaaTAACATTTCCAACTTGCACAATCACCAATGCAACAGCACAATCTACTACACTAATATTACTTCTGCAAACAGACGCCTTTGTCAACACTTTTAAGTAAGAAAAATATTGAAAGTGTACTGTGAAGTGCTCTCCATAAGAAATGTCCCTCCTACCTGTGTGGTTGATGTTAACAGCAGAACGTCTGATGACATCAGTGTGGCCTCTgctacctcctccacctcaggtGTGATGCTCTCAGCAACTGCAAGGTCTTTGCAAACATTGCTTTCCACAATGTCTCCACCAGCATGCTGAGAACGTTCCTCACTGTTCTCCTGgtcctctgtctctgtgatCATTTCACAGCGCTGTTCAAAAGTCTGTTGACAAAATAATTTAGCAAAATAATCAATTAAAAGAGCACAGCAAGTGAACCTGGAGCAAGATGGCTTTAAAAATAGCATTCTTACTGGTACAGCTGGAGGATCCAGTTGAGAATCAGGTGTAGAAGTGGCCTGCTGAGCGGATACATAAAACAATTattgatccatgaaatagcatTTCTTTGGGTGTGTACGGAACTCTGTATTAAGTCATTGGTTTCTGTCATTCTAAATGTACACTATGTCATCATCCACCACCACATCAGCCTTGGTCTCAATCAGATCGGTGTGTGGCTGCCAAAATACTCATTCAGCTCACATTAGAGGGGTTTAGAAAAAGGGTTTTATTTTCCTAACCATAACATTTCCAACATGCATAACCCAACACCAATGTAATAGCACAATGTACTACACTTGTATTACATCTACAACCTCTAATTTTTGGATCTATACCTCTATAAGGGAAATTGGTCAAATTCTAGGaggactaggcctacatgatgtATTGCTCTTAACGTCAATCATTATATTTCTTCTTTCAGTCTAACAGATCATGTGCTCCGTTATATTCAATAACAAATGAAGACTTCTCCGAAACAAAAACATTCTTACCATCACGGCTGTTGGGCACAGTTGAGAATCAGACAGAACTCCACGCTCCgtcatctgaaaactgctgccagGTGTAGCAGCGGCCTGctgaaaagagaaataaaacaagcaTTGATCCATTAAAGAACAGTTCCTTTGGTGTATAGAAATCTGTACCGAGTTATCAGATTCTGCCAGTCCATACGTGTGATGACATCAGGCTCATAGCATAATTATTGCTATACAATAATGTGATCCCAAGACATGACATAGGGATGCAGAAGAAGGTGAATGCCTACCAGCATGGCTGCAGAGATTAGCTGGTCATCAGGGGAAGGGAGGATGGACACATTTGCCTCCATCACCTCACATTTGGTGAGAAGGCCTGAAGAGTGATGCAAGTTTTCCTTGTCTCCCACTTTTGTATCAATCAGCTCCTCAGGGACCTGACACAACAAATATGGAAAATGGTACAATATTTACAATTTGCAGCTGTGTAATTTATATCCTAATTATTTGATGTAAGGTTGGTCTTCAGCTAGTATACCTGAAGCACATCACACACCCGTACGGCTGCATCTTTGCACTGTCTTATGTGACAGGTGTCATGGATGCTTGTATTGCTCTCCATGGTACTGCCCACGGCTGAACACGTTCCTGTGGCAAAACCATAGCAAAATTTACATTTCTGTATGTTTAGACAAATATTATTTGCccaaaatgattaaaaaattaGGCAACTGACCTAGTGATGTCTGAGTtgagctgctctcctctctaaAGTAATGACAGAGTGGCACTTCCTTTACTTTATGACCAATGGTCAGAGCTGGAGGTGGATGAGCTATTTCCACCTTCTCTGTAAACTGCTTCACCATCTGCTCCAAATTGCCCAAACGAGATCTGCAGTCTTCCACAAGATCCCTGAGACCATATCTGGAGATAGCAATGGCAAGCATGTCAGTACACTAGGGAAAAGATCATGTTTTTCATGGTCAATCGGTGAAaacagatactgtacagtacatcacctCTCGTCATCAGCTTCAGTCTCCCTCTTGTATTCACTGACCATCGAAGTAGATGGGCAACAAATATGTGCTTCCTGCAGAGacatttttgtgaatgaattttttttttacctgaagtGATCCTTACAAGTAATTTTGAGCTGTAAGATGAACTAATATCTGAGGAAATTTCACCTGGCTGTGGGACTTTCTATCGTCCTGCAAGTGGACCGTAGTTCCCATGGTTTTCTCAATTTGCTTAACCATAAGGACAAACCACTGCCTGTCACGGTCGGCCGACTGCATGACTTTGGTGCAGGTATTGATTAAATCCTACAGAAAGAACACAAATGATAAATCATGATGACCCAAAGTTTTATccaaaaatacatttctatCAGATATTCTCAATGGGTAGGATGGATGAACTACAGTATACCATTGTGACTGTGCTCC carries:
- the LOC134072354 gene encoding uncharacterized protein LOC134072354 — protein: MVSEYKRETEADDERYGLRDLVEDCRSRLGNLEQMVKQFTEKVEIAHPPPALTIGHKVKEVPLCHYFREESSSTQTSLGTCSAVGSTMESNTSIHDTCHIRQCKDAAVRVPEELIDTKVGDKENLHHSSGLLTKCEVMEANVSILPSPDDQLISAAMLQAAATPGSSFQMTERGVLSDSQLCPTAVMQATSTPDSQLDPPAVPTFEQRCEMITETEDQENSEERSQHAGGDIVESNVCKDLAVAESITPEVEEVAEATLMSSDVLLLTSTTQK